From Rhodopseudomonas palustris:
CAATTTACCGGTGGATGCGCGGTCGCAATGTCAGTCCGCGGCGATCGGCTTCGCCACCGCACCGAGCGCCTTCACCGCCTCGCGCGGATCGATCTCGATCTGCAGTCCGCGCTGGCCGCCATTGAGATACACGGTGACTTCAGTGAGCGCCGCCTCGTCGATCGCCACCGGCACCCGCTTCTTCTGGCCGAACGGCGAGATGCCGCCGACATGATAGCCGGTCAGCCGCTCGGCGTCGGCCGGCTTCATCATCCTGGCGCTCTTGCCGCCGAGCGCGCTGGCGAGCTTCTTCATGCTGACCTCGCGATCGGAGGCGATCACCGCGCAGACCGGCCTGCCGTCGAGTTCGGCCATCAGCGATTTCAGCATCCGCCGCGGCTCGACGCCGAGCGCGGCGGCGGCCGCCAGCCCGATCGACTCCGCGTCGGGATCGTAATCGTAACTATGCAATTTGAAGACGACGCCGAGCTTGTCGAGCGTCTGCGTGGCGCGGGTGGATTTGGACATGGTGGTCGACCGATCGGTATGCGGCTCTCGCGCCGCGGCGTTGACGTAGCAGATGCAGCGCTCGGCAGGCAATCGCCGGCCGTATCAGCCACGAGCCCGTCATTCCGGGGCACGCGCGGTAGCGCGTGAACCCGGAATCCCGCGCTGTTCTGCGATGCTACGCCGCCCCCATGTCGGGATTCCGGGTTCGCTCGCTCGCGCGAGCGCCCCGGAATGACGGTGGCGTGGCGGGGCCTACCGTCGCAGCGGGCGTGCTACTCCTTGTCCCATTCCGGCGAGAACGCCGGCTTGACGAAGCGCTGGTCCTTCGGGAGCTTGGCGATCAGCGCGCGATCGTCCTGGTCGAGCTTGATCTTCAGCGCGTCGAGATTGCTCCTCTGGCTGGCTTCGCTGCGCGCCTTCGGAATCGCCATCACGCCGTCCTGTTCGAGCAGCCAGGCCAGCGCGATCTGGGCGGCGGTGGCGTCGTGCTTGTCGGCGATTTGCTGCAACTCCGGCATGGCGGCGAGCCGGCCCTGCGCCAGCGGCGCATAGGCGGTCAGCGGCACGCCTTTGCTCTGCATATAGGGCAGCAGCGTCTTCTGGCCGAGCAGCACGTGATACTCGACCTGGTTGCAGGCGATCGGCGCCCCGATCTCCTCGATGGCCTGTTTCAGCAGCGCGAGCGGGAAATTG
This genomic window contains:
- the ybaK gene encoding Cys-tRNA(Pro) deacylase, whose product is MSKSTRATQTLDKLGVVFKLHSYDYDPDAESIGLAAAAALGVEPRRMLKSLMAELDGRPVCAVIASDREVSMKKLASALGGKSARMMKPADAERLTGYHVGGISPFGQKKRVPVAIDEAALTEVTVYLNGGQRGLQIEIDPREAVKALGAVAKPIAAD
- a CDS encoding aldo/keto reductase; the encoded protein is MQTIQTQGLNVPRLGLGTFKLQGKDCHAAVLSALSMGYRHIDTAEMYANEDFVGDALEDTEVPRDQIHLTTKVWWQNLAPEAIRKAFDQSLAKLKTDYVDFYLIHWPAPDMNLASALEALMRIKDAGGARAIGVCNFPLALLKQAIEEIGAPIACNQVEYHVLLGQKTLLPYMQSKGVPLTAYAPLAQGRLAAMPELQQIADKHDATAAQIALAWLLEQDGVMAIPKARSEASQRSNLDALKIKLDQDDRALIAKLPKDQRFVKPAFSPEWDKE